The Geothrix oryzae DNA window GTAGTCCCAGGTGTTGGGTCCCGTCTTCGTGTAGGTGACGATGATGTTCTGCGCGTTGCCCTGGCTGTCGTAGACCTGGATGGGGGTCGTGAGCGAGGAGGCGGGGGTGCTGGGGGGGACCGTCGAAGTGGGGTCGAAGGTGGAGGCGTTCAGGTTGATGCCCAGGCGCACATTCTGGGTGGCGAAGGCGCTGGCGGTGGTGCTGGCATCGATGCGGATGGGAGCCAGGGAGGCGGAGGTATTCACCAGGCCCGTGGCCGTGTCCCGGTTCCAGCCCATGACATTGGCACCGTCGCTGGCCACCAGGAAGCCGGCGTTGTTGCGGGTGAAGTTGCCGGCCCGGCTGAAGACCTGGCGGCCATCGGAGGTCTGGAGGGTGAAGAACCCGTTGCCCTGGATGGCCATGTCGAGGGCGTTCCCCGTGCTCTGGAAAGAGGACTGGGAGAAGTCCTGGCTCACGCTGTTGGTCTGAACGCCCAGGCCGAACTGGATGGGGTTGCCGTTCCCCTGCGTGGACACGCCGCCCAGGCTCGTGCTGAAGATGTCGCGGAAGGTCGTGCTGGAGCCCTTGAAACCGACCGTGTTGATGTTCGACAGGTTGTTGCCGATCACATTCAGGGCGCTGGCGTTGGTGGACAGGCCCGAAAGGCCGGAGTAGAAGGCGGAGTAGAGGCTCATGGGGTTCTCCTGGGGTCTGGGGTCGGGTTCAGGCAGTGATTTCGAGGACATCGGCGAGGGAGAAGATGTTGCCTCCCGAAGCCAGGTAGATGCCGTTGTCCTTGAAGGTCACGGCGTCCACCTTCAGGGTCAGGCTGGTGCGGAAGCTCACGGCTTTGCCGTCGTCGCCGGTGGCCGAGACCTCCACCTTGTAGGCGCCGTCCGGCAGCGGCGTGCCCGAGGCATCCTTGCCGTCCCAGGCAAGGGTCGAGGCACCCCGGTTGAGGTGGCCCTGGGGCAGGGTGGCCACCACATTG harbors:
- a CDS encoding flagellar hook protein FlgE → MSLYSAFYSGLSGLSTNASALNVIGNNLSNINTVGFKGSSTTFRDIFSTSLGGVSTQGNGNPIQFGLGVQTNSVSQDFSQSSFQSTGNALDMAIQGNGFFTLQTSDGRQVFSRAGNFTRNNAGFLVASDGANVMGWNRDTATGLVNTSASLAPIRIDASTTASAFATQNVRLGINLNASTFDPTSTVPPSTPASSLTTPIQVYDSQGNAQNIIVTYTKTGPNTWDYAASVSAPATIGGGASGTLTFSAAGTLLTINGLAPTAGNNPKLTAINWNNGTATQDITWNIVNPDNSVNLTQYSAASTTSSSFQDGYAAGTLRDLTVDQNGIISGTFTNGQVISLAQVALSSFNNVNGLVQTGNNHWGQSLASGSPTVGLANQGGRGGVLGSNLELSNVDVAGEFTKLILSQRGYQANSRIVTTTDELLQETLNLKR